Below is a window of Leisingera sp. S132 DNA.
GGCTTTTTAGACCGAACTCTTTCATCTTCTGAAAAGTTGTGTTGAGCCCTTCCCCGAGGTCCTTGTTTGGCGGTTCTTTGTAGCGGTTTAGTGTTCGAACAATCTTAGGATTACGCGAAAAACGAGCATCCAGAATGTTTTCTACGGTCACATAACCAGGAAGCTTTCCAGGACTATGAATCTCGATTCTGTCATCAAAGATATAAATCTGGACGTCGTCAGAGATCGAATAGTCCCTGTGAATAATCGCATTGGCGACAGTTTCCCACACTGCTTCGGGAGGGTATTCGAGCGTTCCAATCCCATCCGCTGTCCACACCTTGACTTTGGACATCATCTCCGTCACCGCGCCTGCAGATTGGCTGATCAGCTCATAGAGCGGTCCTTCAAGCGTGATCTGCTCAGCGAGATGTTCCCGTTCAGGATCGTCTTCTCTAGTCTCGTATCGGGAAATTTTCACAGCGCACTTACGTGGCATTACAGCGCTAGGCACAGGATGAAAGAGCAATGCCGCCGCGGCCCTAACTTCCCAGGTTTTGTAGTCGACTAGATTTTGGTTGATAATAAATTCCAAAGAGTCAGTCTTTGGCGAGTAGTCACCAAGAAATTTGACCACCTCCGGTGCCTCTGTGATTAGTTCTGTCGGCAGGCCAGCCAGAACGCTGTCCTCAAAAGATGTGGCCCCTTTCGAAAATGCAAGTTCCTGGATTCTGCCTGGATCCTTAATGGTGATGGATTGAGCTCCGTGGCGTACCACGACCCGCCCATCAGAAGTCGAAAGAACTTCCGCGGATTTTTCTATCGTGAGTCGTAGTAGATAGCCCTCTGCAATGTCACACGTAAGTAGCTCATAGCGCACGTTCACAGCAGGTTTGATGTCAAAGACTGCTTGCAGACCGGAGTTCATTGCCTCGATCTCGGAGAACCCATCCCACCGGTCTATGGCATCTTCGGCTTCACTCTTGTCCTTGATACCAACAACGAACTCGCCGCCATCCGCATTCGCGAATGCAACCGCAATCTTTTGTATTCCACGTCCATCAATCTTCTTGGCCTTGTGATCAAAAAAGTGACTTTCTTCGCGGTCTGCGATTGCCTCGAATTCCTCAACGGAGATGTTGGATGTTTTCAAGCTTATTCACCTGTGCCATTAGTGCCTTCCGGCAGAAGCTATGACGATATCCCACTGAAATCCACTACAATTCAGATGCTTGTCCACCTCTGTCAAAAAATGCTCTTGCATGCACAAGGGCTTTGACGGCGAGCCAGCTTCCCTAACAACCCCAGCGGCTTCCTCGCGGCGACCTGCGGCCTTGATTCCGCGCCGGGGTCCAGGCTCCTCTGCCGCGCTTTGGGAACTTGGCTCGCCGGTCATTTGGGTCCGCCCAAGCCACCCGTTGCGTCCCCACCGTACGCCCCGCTTCCCGGATCTTAACCGCCAGCGGCTATACAGGACCGGAGACCTTCGAAAAGGACCCCGCCATGCCCGCACTCACACCAGTCGCCCTTTGCCCCATCAAGGATGGCCCCAACGAAAAAGGCCCCCGCTTGCGCGAGGGCCTTCCAATTTGTCAGAGAGGCAAATCTCAGAGTCCGGTGGACACGTCGATGGTGTTGCCTTCTTCCAGAGTGACATAGGCTTTTTTCACGTCTTTCCGCTTGCCCATCTGGCCGCGGAAACGCTTGACCTTACCCTTGGTGACGGTGGTGTTGACCGCTTTCACCTTGACGCCAAAGAGAGCCTCGACAGCTTCCTTGATCATCGGCTTGTTGGAGTCGATTGCCACTTCGAACACCACTGCGCCGTTCTCAGACGCCATGGTGGATTTCTCGGTGATGATCGGCTTGCGGATCACGTCGTAGTGTTCTGCCTTCACGCTCATTTCAGACGAGCCTCCAGTGCTTCGACACCCGCCTTGGTGATCACCAGGGTGTCACGCTTCAGGATGTCATAGACGTTGGCACCGATGGTCGGCAGGATGTCCAGACCTTCGATGTTGCGCGACGCTTGCAGGAAGCCTTCGTTGACCGCTGCGCCGTCGATGATCAGCGCGCGTTTCCAGCCCAGGTTTTTCACCTGCTTGGCCAGAGCGGCAGTCTTGCCTTCGGAAGCAGCGTCCTCGATGATGACCAGTTCGCCCGCTTTGGCTTTGGCGGACAGCGCGTGGCGCAGGCCCAGCTTGCGGAACTTCTTGGTCAGCTCGTGGCCGTGCGAACGCGGGGTCGGACCCTTGTAGATACCACCCTTGCGGAAGATCGGCGCGTTGCGGTCACCGTGGCGTGCGCCGCCGGTGCCCTTCTGGCGGTAGATCTTCTTGGTCGAATAGGAGGTCTCCGAGCGGGTCTTCACCTTGTGGGTGCCGGCCTGCGCGTTGTTGCGCTGCCAGCGGACCACGCGGTGCAGGATGTCCGCACGCGGCTCCAGGCCGAACAGGTCTTCGGACAGTTCGATGTCGCCCGCTTTGCCGCCGTCCAGTTTGATCACGTCAAGTTTCATGCTTCACCACCTTCCGCGGCAACTTCCGCAGTTTTCAGAGCGGCCGGGAACGGCAGGCCCTCGGGAGCTTTCTTCTTCACGGCGTCCTTGACGGTAACCCAGCCGGATTTCGGGCCCGGTACGGCGCCCTTGATGAAGACCAGGCCGCGCTCGGCGTCGGTTTTCACCACTTCCAGGTTCTGGGTGGTCACGCGGGCTGCGCCCATGTGGCCGGCCATTTTCTTGCCTTTGAAGACCTTGCCCGGGTCCTGACACTGACCGGTCGAACCGTGCGAACGGTGCGAGATCGACACACCGTGCGAGGCGCGCAGGCCGCCGAAGTTGTGCCGTTTCATGGCACCGGCGAAACCTTTACCGATCGAGGTGCCGGTCACGTCCACTTTCTGGCCAGCCAGGAAGTGTTCGGCCGAGATCTCGGCGCCGACTTCGATCAGGCCGTCCGCGGGAACGCGGAATTCGACCAGCTTGCGCTTGGGTTCGACCTTGGCAGCTGCGAAGTGGCCGCGCATGGCTTGCGAGGTGCGCTTTGCCTTGGCGGAGCCAGCACCCAGCTGAACAGCGGTGTAGCCGTCTTTTTCCTCGGTGCGCTGAGCAACGACCTGCAGGCCGTCCAGGGACAGAACGGTCACAGGGATCTGCTTGCCGTCTTCCATGAACAGGCGGGTCATGCCCACTTTCTTAGCGATAATTCCGGAACGCATAATCTATACCCTCCGAACTTACGACTGCAGCTTGATTTCGACGTCAACGCCGGCAGCCAGGTCGAGCTTCATCAGCGCGTCCACGGTCTGCGGGGTCGGGTCGACGATGTCGAGAAGGCGCTTGTGGGTGCGGATCTCGAACTGGTCGCGGGATTTCTTGTCCACGTGGGGGCCACGCAGAACAGTGAATTTCTCGATCTTGTTCGGCATCGGGATCGGGCCGCGCACTTGCGCGCCGGTCCGCTTGGCAGTGTTGACGATCTCTTGCGTGGACGCATCCAGCACGCGATAGTCAAATGCCTTCAGCCGGATACGGATGTTTTGGCTTTGCATCGTACAGCCTTTTAGTCAGGCGTTGGGGTTGAGAGGAGGGCCTGCGACCACCGCAACCCCTCATCGAACCCAAAAGGCGGGAATCATCCCGCCCCAATTCGCACTTGGCGAACTCGCGCCCTATACGCGCTATGACCCGATGAGGCAAGGGGTTTCGCCGCGAAACCGTTGCGTTTGGGGAGAACGGTGCGTTTGGGGATTGTTAGGAGAGGTTAAGGGACAATAGTGGTAGGTAGATCACCCAGCATACAAAGACCGCCTTGCAGAACGCGATAGTTCCTCCTTCCAACTAAACTATTAGTTCAGTTGGCCATCTTCCCTCGAAATTCGGAAACAAGCTTCTTTATTAAAGGCACACACTCTTTATCGTATTCGTTCCAAGCTTCCCTGCGAAAACTTCTCTCGGCAGGCTCATCAATCGCCATTTCTCTGCTAATGAGTGAGCCATGTAATT
It encodes the following:
- the rplC gene encoding 50S ribosomal protein L3, with amino-acid sequence MRSGIIAKKVGMTRLFMEDGKQIPVTVLSLDGLQVVAQRTEEKDGYTAVQLGAGSAKAKRTSQAMRGHFAAAKVEPKRKLVEFRVPADGLIEVGAEISAEHFLAGQKVDVTGTSIGKGFAGAMKRHNFGGLRASHGVSISHRSHGSTGQCQDPGKVFKGKKMAGHMGAARVTTQNLEVVKTDAERGLVFIKGAVPGPKSGWVTVKDAVKKKAPEGLPFPAALKTAEVAAEGGEA
- the rplD gene encoding 50S ribosomal protein L4 is translated as MKLDVIKLDGGKAGDIELSEDLFGLEPRADILHRVVRWQRNNAQAGTHKVKTRSETSYSTKKIYRQKGTGGARHGDRNAPIFRKGGIYKGPTPRSHGHELTKKFRKLGLRHALSAKAKAGELVIIEDAASEGKTAALAKQVKNLGWKRALIIDGAAVNEGFLQASRNIEGLDILPTIGANVYDILKRDTLVITKAGVEALEARLK
- a CDS encoding 50S ribosomal protein L23, encoding MSVKAEHYDVIRKPIITEKSTMASENGAVVFEVAIDSNKPMIKEAVEALFGVKVKAVNTTVTKGKVKRFRGQMGKRKDVKKAYVTLEEGNTIDVSTGL
- the rpsJ gene encoding 30S ribosomal protein S10 yields the protein MQSQNIRIRLKAFDYRVLDASTQEIVNTAKRTGAQVRGPIPMPNKIEKFTVLRGPHVDKKSRDQFEIRTHKRLLDIVDPTPQTVDALMKLDLAAGVDVEIKLQS
- a CDS encoding ATP-binding protein, which encodes MKTSNISVEEFEAIADREESHFFDHKAKKIDGRGIQKIAVAFANADGGEFVVGIKDKSEAEDAIDRWDGFSEIEAMNSGLQAVFDIKPAVNVRYELLTCDIAEGYLLRLTIEKSAEVLSTSDGRVVVRHGAQSITIKDPGRIQELAFSKGATSFEDSVLAGLPTELITEAPEVVKFLGDYSPKTDSLEFIINQNLVDYKTWEVRAAAALLFHPVPSAVMPRKCAVKISRYETREDDPEREHLAEQITLEGPLYELISQSAGAVTEMMSKVKVWTADGIGTLEYPPEAVWETVANAIIHRDYSISDDVQIYIFDDRIEIHSPGKLPGYVTVENILDARFSRNPKIVRTLNRYKEPPNKDLGEGLNTTFQKMKEFGLKSPEIFEEGNYVVVRLPHAPLATPGEAIMTFLESHDRITNRQAREITGIKSENLVKIEFYKLRDAGMLEQIPELKGPKSAWRKPS